In Daphnia magna isolate NIES linkage group LG7, ASM2063170v1.1, whole genome shotgun sequence, a single genomic region encodes these proteins:
- the LOC116926973 gene encoding ATP-binding cassette subfamily C member 4 isoform X3, whose amino-acid sequence MEVNKNKTPKPNPRLNSNFLSALIFWWVNPFMGVGAKKDLDVTDLYDVMPGDNSEELGLKLQRIGQPLCLGQLVHYFGSENKTISTTQAYLYAAGVVLGSVLYTMTLHPYFFLCQHTGMRIRVAACSLVYKKCLLLSQKALGQTTIGQMVNIMSNDVNRYDFSVIFLHYLWVGPLHTIISMVILLHVIGPSCLVGLAVLILFVPLQSWMGKVFSKLRLETAKRTDERIRTMNEIISAMRVIKMYTWEKPFAKLISKCRRKEINVIKRTNHFRALNMSLFFTSSKLIIFLTFLVFIFTGNHLTAEKVFVTVSLFNNIRIIMISFFPGAITMAAEARVSTKRIENFLLLDEIEKNAQAKVHPALSDCLVELNQLTVKWPAAGEKEDNTLTNISFTIRPGQVFAIVGQVGSGKSSLLNVLLGELSPSTGTCRVAGKIAYASQESWIFSGTVRQNILCGLEYDLKRYKKVIKACALDKDFSLFPNGDQTAVGERGVSLSGGQKARVNLARSLYVDADIYLMDDPLSAVDTHVGRHLFDKAINGYLSDKIRVLVTHQLQYLKDVDQILILKAGRVEAMGSYKEISNSVLDIAKTIEYEEPELEADNLTRSFSECDIDGSISRCGSISSTIRQRVGSVTSRSSVKEKKEEKPTFAEESRSSGSVSPKIYWEYFRSGGSCMSLFTMTVTCIITQVLFSGSDYWLTLWTNAEELRATHSNVTENSTYIPVTENGFFNVTSGTEETAVFSGAWWKNPDTYTGVYVFTILIICVFIFSFIRTIHYFMMCMISSINLHNRMFQSVIRTPLLFFDQNPVGRVLNRFAKDIGSVDEMLPSAFFDVITIALTAVGILFLVGLVNPWLLLPILFLSIVFVNLRQFYLKTARDVKRLEATTRSPVFTHLSSSLVGLTTLRAHRCEVIFQTIFDECQDVHTSAWYMFLSTTRWFGIWLDWICVIYVGCVTYACLALRDSMTGSEAGLAISSAMALTGMFQWGVKQSAEVENQMTSVERVIDYSKLPSEAPLDSASGKKPPDTWPLSGTIQFDGMSLRYIEADQPVLKSITCLIRANEKIGIVGRTGAGKSSLIAALFRLTEPDGHIIIDGIDSKSIGLHDLRSKIAIIPQDPVLFSGSLRKNLDPFGLHSDDALWNALEGAKLKEMVKDLSAGLEANMTEGGANFSVGQRQLICLARAILRQNRILVLDEATANVDQKTDSLIQLTIRERFRDCTVLTIAHRLNTIMDSDRIMLLDAGYLKEFGEPAILLENPKSMFYSLVEQTGPIVATHLTELAKQAAEQRRRKGTNAADLTMETNGNTIRHQLCPKASQEQGLDESEFETEKLKIQNYNVHSLSVSS is encoded by the exons ATGGAGGTGAACAAAAACAAGACGCCGAAGCCAAATCCTAGACTTAACTCAAACTTTCTTTCTGCCCTTATATTCTG gtgGGTGAACCCGTTTATGGGTGTTGGGGCAAAGAAAGATCTTGATGTTACCGACCTGTACGATGTTATGCCAGGAGACAATTCGGAAGAGCTTGGACTGAAATTGCAAAG GATTGGTCAACCCCTTTGTCTGGGCCAACTGGTTCACTACTTTGGcagtgaaaacaaaacaatatcCACCACGCAAGCTTATCTTTATGCGGCTGGGGTGGTGTTGGGTTCCGTTCTGTATACCATGACTCTTCAcccgtatttttttttatgccaaCATACCGGAATGCGAATCAGAGTTGCAGCGTGTTCTCTTGTTTATAAAAAG TGCCTGCTGCTCAGCCAAAAGGCTCTGGGACAAACAACCATTGGGCAAATGGTCAACATTATGTCCAATGACGTCAATCGCTACGATTTTTCAGTCATCTTTCTTCATTATCTTTGG GTCGGGCCGCTGCACACAATAATTAGTATGGTTATTCTGCTTCACGTCATCGGACCTTCTTGCTTGGTCGGGCTTGCAGTATTGATTCTCTTCGTCCCTTTGCAAA GTTGGATGGGTAAAGTGTTTTCAAAGCTCCGACTGGAAACTGCGAAACGTACAGACGAAAGGATAAGAACGATGAACGAAATTATTTCCGCGATGAGGGTGATTAAAATGTACACCTGGGAGAAGCCTTTTGCCAAACTGATTTCCAAGTGCCGTCG aAAGGAGATAAATGTTATTAAGCGGACGAATCACTTCCGCGCACTCAACATGAGTCTCTTCTTTACGTCCTCGAAACTCATTATATTTTTAACTTTCTTGGTATTTATCTTTACCGGCAACCATTTAACTGCTGAAAAG GTTTTTGTGACTGTTTCCCTGTTCAATAATATTCGCATTATTATGATATCGTTTTTCCCCGGTGCGATAACTATGGCGGCAGAAGCTAGAGTCTCTACTAAGCGTATCGAa AATTTCTTATTGTTGGatgagattgaaaaaaatgcTCAGGCAAAAGTGCACCCAGCATTATCCGATTGTCTGGTTGAATTGAATCAATTGACAGTCAAGTGGCCAGCTGCTGGAGAGAAAGAAGACAATACGTTGACGAATATTTCTTTCACCATCCGTCCTGGCCAGGTGTTTGCCATCGTTGGTCAAGTTGGGTCTGGCAAG AGCTCGCTGTTGAATGTCCTTCTCGGCGAGCTTTCTCCGTCAACGGGAACCTGTCGAGTTGCGGGGAAGATCGCTTACGCTTCTCAAGAATCTTGGATCTTCTCTGGAACGGTGCGTCAGAATATTTTGTGTGGATTGGAGTACGATCTCAAACGATACAAAAAAGTGATCAAAGCCTG TGCATTGGATAAGGATTTTAGCCTCTTCCCTAACGGTGACCAGACCGCAGTGGGCGAGCGGGGTGTCTCGCTTAGTGGTGGTCAGAAGGCGCGAGTTAATCTTGCCCGATCCCTTTACGTCGATGCCGATATTTACCTAATGGACGACCCTCTTAGTGCTGTAGACACTCATGTAGGACGCCACCTGTTCGACAAAGCCATTAATGGATACCTGAGTGACAAAATACGAGTGTTAGTCACTCACCAACTTCAGTACTTGAAAGATGTAGACCAGATTCTCATTCTCAAAGCG GGTCGTGTTGAAGCGATGGGATCCTACAAGGAAATTAGTAATAGTGTGTTGGATATTGCGAAAACAATAGAATACGAAGAGCCAGAACTAGAGGCAGATAACTTGACGCGGTCTTTCTCTGAATGTGACATTGACGGTTCGATTTCAAGGTGTGGGTCTATCTCGAGCACAATACGGCAACGTGTGGGATCTGTCACATCAAGGTCTTCAGTGAAAGAG aaaaaagaggagaaaccAACGTTTGCGGAAGAATCTCGCTCCTCTGGTAGTGTGTCTCCTAAAATCTATTGGGAATACTTTCGGTCGGGTGGCAGCTGCATGTCACTCTTCACAATGACCGTCACTTGCATCATCACTCAAGTCCTTTTCAGTGGATCCGATTATTG GCTGACCTTGTGGACGAATGCTGAAGAACTTCGTGCTACGCACAGCAATGTAACGGAAAATTCGACATACATACCTGTTACTGAAAACGGTTTCTTTAACGTCACATCCGGCACGGAAGAAACTGCTGTTTTTTCTGGTGCATGGTGGAAGAATCCCGACACGTACACGGGCGTATACGTTTTTACCATCCTCATTATTTGTGTTTTCATCTTCTCGTTTATTCGCACTATCCATTACTTCATGATGTGCATGATCTCGTCGATCAACTTGCACAATCGCATGTTCCAGTCGGTTATCCGCAcacctcttcttttcttcgatCAAAATCCAGTCG gacGTGTTTTGAATCGTTTTGCCAAAGATATTGGATCCGTGGACGAGATGTTACCTTCCGCCTTCTTCGACGTTATTACT ATTGCTCTGACTGCTGTTGGTATTCTGTTCCTGGTTGGCCTAGTCAACCCTTGGTTATTATTACCAATTCTATTTCTTTCCATCGTTTTTGTCAATCTTCGGCAATTCTACTTGAAAACAGCTCGCGATGTGAAGCGTCTCGAAGCTACCA CTCGGAGTCCCGTTTTTACCCACTTGTCCTCATCATTGGTTGGTCTAACCACCTTGAGAGCCCATCGATGTGAAGTGATCTTCCAAACAATCTTCGATGAATGCCAAGATGTTCACACCTCTGCTTGGTACATGTTTTTGTCGACCACTCGATGGTTTGGCATTTGGCTGGATTGGATTTGCGTCATCTATGTTGGCTGTGTTACCTACGCCTGCTTGGCACTACGTGATT CTATGACCGGAAGTGAAGCCGGGCTTGCGATATCCTCAGCAATGGCCTTGACGGGTATGTTCCAGTGGGGTGTAaa ACAATCAGCAGAAGTGGAAAACCAAATGACGTCCGTTGAACGTGTTATTGACTATAGCAAATTGCCCTCAGAGGCTCCCCTAGATTCGGCCTCAG GAAAGAAACCTCCAGACACGTGGCCACTGAGTGGGACTATCCAATTTGATGGGATGTCTCTTCGTTATATTGAAGCTGACCAACCTGTTTTGAAAAGCATCACTTGTTTAATTCGAGCAAATGAGAAG ATTGGCATTGTCGGTCGAACGGGAGCTGGTAAATCATCCCTTATTGCAGCTTTGTTTCGATTGACAGAGCCAGACGGCCACATTATAATTGATGGCATCGACAGCAAATCGATCGGTCTTCATGACTTACGATCGAAGATAGCCATCATTCCACAAGATCCCGTTTTGTTTTCGGGTTCACTTAGGAAAAATTTGGATCCCTTCGGTCTTCACAGTGACGATGCCCTCTGGAACGCTCTGGAAGGGGCTAAACTGAAGGAGATGGTTAAGGATCTATCCGCCGGACTAGAAGCAAATATGACTGAAGGAGGAGCTAACTTTTCCGTTGGTCAAAGACAGCTCATCTGTTTGGCACGAGCTATTCTTAGACAAAATCGTATCCTTGTTTTGGACGAAGCCACAGCTAACGTCGATCAAAA AACGGATTCCCTTATCCAGCTAACGATCCGAGAGAGGTTCCGAGATTGTACTGTCTTGACGATTGCCCATCGTTTAAATACAATCATGGATTCTGACAGAATCATGTTACTTGATGCTGGCTATCTAAAG GAATTTGGTGAGCCTGCTATTCTTTTGGAAAATCCCAAAAGCATGTTTTATAGCTTAGTAGAACAAACTGGTCCTATCGTTGCTACTCACTTAACTGAATTGGCTAAACAG GCTGCTGAACAAAGGCGCAGAAAGGGTACAAACGCAGCGGATTTAACTATGGAAACTAATGGGAATACCATCCGTCACCAGTTATGTCCGAAAGCTTCTCAAGAACAAGGGTTAGATGAATCAGAGTTTGAAACGGAAAagttgaaaattcaaaattataACGTACACTCGTTATCGGTGTCTTCctag
- the LOC116926973 gene encoding ATP-binding cassette subfamily C member 4 isoform X1, translating to MEVNKNKTPKPNPRLNSNFLSALIFWWVNPFMGVGAKKDLDVTDLYDVMPGDNSEELGLKLQREWHNQIEKCKKDGNKRKKIKPSLTKALVRTFGLKFLLVGFLAFLEECVFKIGQPLCLGQLVHYFGSENKTISTTQAYLYAAGVVLGSVLYTMTLHPYFFLCQHTGMRIRVAACSLVYKKCLLLSQKALGQTTIGQMVNIMSNDVNRYDFSVIFLHYLWVGPLHTIISMVILLHVIGPSCLVGLAVLILFVPLQSWMGKVFSKLRLETAKRTDERIRTMNEIISAMRVIKMYTWEKPFAKLISKCRRKEINVIKRTNHFRALNMSLFFTSSKLIIFLTFLVFIFTGNHLTAEKVFVTVSLFNNIRIIMISFFPGAITMAAEARVSTKRIENFLLLDEIEKNAQAKVHPALSDCLVELNQLTVKWPAAGEKEDNTLTNISFTIRPGQVFAIVGQVGSGKSSLLNVLLGELSPSTGTCRVAGKIAYASQESWIFSGTVRQNILCGLEYDLKRYKKVIKACALDKDFSLFPNGDQTAVGERGVSLSGGQKARVNLARSLYVDADIYLMDDPLSAVDTHVGRHLFDKAINGYLSDKIRVLVTHQLQYLKDVDQILILKAGRVEAMGSYKEISNSVLDIAKTIEYEEPELEADNLTRSFSECDIDGSISRCGSISSTIRQRVGSVTSRSSVKEKKEEKPTFAEESRSSGSVSPKIYWEYFRSGGSCMSLFTMTVTCIITQVLFSGSDYWLTLWTNAEELRATHSNVTENSTYIPVTENGFFNVTSGTEETAVFSGAWWKNPDTYTGVYVFTILIICVFIFSFIRTIHYFMMCMISSINLHNRMFQSVIRTPLLFFDQNPVGRVLNRFAKDIGSVDEMLPSAFFDVITIALTAVGILFLVGLVNPWLLLPILFLSIVFVNLRQFYLKTARDVKRLEATTRSPVFTHLSSSLVGLTTLRAHRCEVIFQTIFDECQDVHTSAWYMFLSTTRWFGIWLDWICVIYVGCVTYACLALRDSMTGSEAGLAISSAMALTGMFQWGVKQSAEVENQMTSVERVIDYSKLPSEAPLDSASGKKPPDTWPLSGTIQFDGMSLRYIEADQPVLKSITCLIRANEKIGIVGRTGAGKSSLIAALFRLTEPDGHIIIDGIDSKSIGLHDLRSKIAIIPQDPVLFSGSLRKNLDPFGLHSDDALWNALEGAKLKEMVKDLSAGLEANMTEGGANFSVGQRQLICLARAILRQNRILVLDEATANVDQKTDSLIQLTIRERFRDCTVLTIAHRLNTIMDSDRIMLLDAGYLKEFGEPAILLENPKSMFYSLVEQTGPIVATHLTELAKQAAEQRRRKGTNAADLTMETNGNTIRHQLCPKASQEQGLDESEFETEKLKIQNYNVHSLSVSS from the exons ATGGAGGTGAACAAAAACAAGACGCCGAAGCCAAATCCTAGACTTAACTCAAACTTTCTTTCTGCCCTTATATTCTG gtgGGTGAACCCGTTTATGGGTGTTGGGGCAAAGAAAGATCTTGATGTTACCGACCTGTACGATGTTATGCCAGGAGACAATTCGGAAGAGCTTGGACTGAAATTGCAAAG GGAGTGGCACAACcaaatagaaaaatgtaagaaagatggaaacaaaagaaaaaagatcaaGCCTAGCCTTACGAAAGCTTTGGTCCGAACATTTGGACTCAAATTTCTACTGGTGGGCTTTCTAGCGTTTTTGGAAGAATGTGTATTTAA GATTGGTCAACCCCTTTGTCTGGGCCAACTGGTTCACTACTTTGGcagtgaaaacaaaacaatatcCACCACGCAAGCTTATCTTTATGCGGCTGGGGTGGTGTTGGGTTCCGTTCTGTATACCATGACTCTTCAcccgtatttttttttatgccaaCATACCGGAATGCGAATCAGAGTTGCAGCGTGTTCTCTTGTTTATAAAAAG TGCCTGCTGCTCAGCCAAAAGGCTCTGGGACAAACAACCATTGGGCAAATGGTCAACATTATGTCCAATGACGTCAATCGCTACGATTTTTCAGTCATCTTTCTTCATTATCTTTGG GTCGGGCCGCTGCACACAATAATTAGTATGGTTATTCTGCTTCACGTCATCGGACCTTCTTGCTTGGTCGGGCTTGCAGTATTGATTCTCTTCGTCCCTTTGCAAA GTTGGATGGGTAAAGTGTTTTCAAAGCTCCGACTGGAAACTGCGAAACGTACAGACGAAAGGATAAGAACGATGAACGAAATTATTTCCGCGATGAGGGTGATTAAAATGTACACCTGGGAGAAGCCTTTTGCCAAACTGATTTCCAAGTGCCGTCG aAAGGAGATAAATGTTATTAAGCGGACGAATCACTTCCGCGCACTCAACATGAGTCTCTTCTTTACGTCCTCGAAACTCATTATATTTTTAACTTTCTTGGTATTTATCTTTACCGGCAACCATTTAACTGCTGAAAAG GTTTTTGTGACTGTTTCCCTGTTCAATAATATTCGCATTATTATGATATCGTTTTTCCCCGGTGCGATAACTATGGCGGCAGAAGCTAGAGTCTCTACTAAGCGTATCGAa AATTTCTTATTGTTGGatgagattgaaaaaaatgcTCAGGCAAAAGTGCACCCAGCATTATCCGATTGTCTGGTTGAATTGAATCAATTGACAGTCAAGTGGCCAGCTGCTGGAGAGAAAGAAGACAATACGTTGACGAATATTTCTTTCACCATCCGTCCTGGCCAGGTGTTTGCCATCGTTGGTCAAGTTGGGTCTGGCAAG AGCTCGCTGTTGAATGTCCTTCTCGGCGAGCTTTCTCCGTCAACGGGAACCTGTCGAGTTGCGGGGAAGATCGCTTACGCTTCTCAAGAATCTTGGATCTTCTCTGGAACGGTGCGTCAGAATATTTTGTGTGGATTGGAGTACGATCTCAAACGATACAAAAAAGTGATCAAAGCCTG TGCATTGGATAAGGATTTTAGCCTCTTCCCTAACGGTGACCAGACCGCAGTGGGCGAGCGGGGTGTCTCGCTTAGTGGTGGTCAGAAGGCGCGAGTTAATCTTGCCCGATCCCTTTACGTCGATGCCGATATTTACCTAATGGACGACCCTCTTAGTGCTGTAGACACTCATGTAGGACGCCACCTGTTCGACAAAGCCATTAATGGATACCTGAGTGACAAAATACGAGTGTTAGTCACTCACCAACTTCAGTACTTGAAAGATGTAGACCAGATTCTCATTCTCAAAGCG GGTCGTGTTGAAGCGATGGGATCCTACAAGGAAATTAGTAATAGTGTGTTGGATATTGCGAAAACAATAGAATACGAAGAGCCAGAACTAGAGGCAGATAACTTGACGCGGTCTTTCTCTGAATGTGACATTGACGGTTCGATTTCAAGGTGTGGGTCTATCTCGAGCACAATACGGCAACGTGTGGGATCTGTCACATCAAGGTCTTCAGTGAAAGAG aaaaaagaggagaaaccAACGTTTGCGGAAGAATCTCGCTCCTCTGGTAGTGTGTCTCCTAAAATCTATTGGGAATACTTTCGGTCGGGTGGCAGCTGCATGTCACTCTTCACAATGACCGTCACTTGCATCATCACTCAAGTCCTTTTCAGTGGATCCGATTATTG GCTGACCTTGTGGACGAATGCTGAAGAACTTCGTGCTACGCACAGCAATGTAACGGAAAATTCGACATACATACCTGTTACTGAAAACGGTTTCTTTAACGTCACATCCGGCACGGAAGAAACTGCTGTTTTTTCTGGTGCATGGTGGAAGAATCCCGACACGTACACGGGCGTATACGTTTTTACCATCCTCATTATTTGTGTTTTCATCTTCTCGTTTATTCGCACTATCCATTACTTCATGATGTGCATGATCTCGTCGATCAACTTGCACAATCGCATGTTCCAGTCGGTTATCCGCAcacctcttcttttcttcgatCAAAATCCAGTCG gacGTGTTTTGAATCGTTTTGCCAAAGATATTGGATCCGTGGACGAGATGTTACCTTCCGCCTTCTTCGACGTTATTACT ATTGCTCTGACTGCTGTTGGTATTCTGTTCCTGGTTGGCCTAGTCAACCCTTGGTTATTATTACCAATTCTATTTCTTTCCATCGTTTTTGTCAATCTTCGGCAATTCTACTTGAAAACAGCTCGCGATGTGAAGCGTCTCGAAGCTACCA CTCGGAGTCCCGTTTTTACCCACTTGTCCTCATCATTGGTTGGTCTAACCACCTTGAGAGCCCATCGATGTGAAGTGATCTTCCAAACAATCTTCGATGAATGCCAAGATGTTCACACCTCTGCTTGGTACATGTTTTTGTCGACCACTCGATGGTTTGGCATTTGGCTGGATTGGATTTGCGTCATCTATGTTGGCTGTGTTACCTACGCCTGCTTGGCACTACGTGATT CTATGACCGGAAGTGAAGCCGGGCTTGCGATATCCTCAGCAATGGCCTTGACGGGTATGTTCCAGTGGGGTGTAaa ACAATCAGCAGAAGTGGAAAACCAAATGACGTCCGTTGAACGTGTTATTGACTATAGCAAATTGCCCTCAGAGGCTCCCCTAGATTCGGCCTCAG GAAAGAAACCTCCAGACACGTGGCCACTGAGTGGGACTATCCAATTTGATGGGATGTCTCTTCGTTATATTGAAGCTGACCAACCTGTTTTGAAAAGCATCACTTGTTTAATTCGAGCAAATGAGAAG ATTGGCATTGTCGGTCGAACGGGAGCTGGTAAATCATCCCTTATTGCAGCTTTGTTTCGATTGACAGAGCCAGACGGCCACATTATAATTGATGGCATCGACAGCAAATCGATCGGTCTTCATGACTTACGATCGAAGATAGCCATCATTCCACAAGATCCCGTTTTGTTTTCGGGTTCACTTAGGAAAAATTTGGATCCCTTCGGTCTTCACAGTGACGATGCCCTCTGGAACGCTCTGGAAGGGGCTAAACTGAAGGAGATGGTTAAGGATCTATCCGCCGGACTAGAAGCAAATATGACTGAAGGAGGAGCTAACTTTTCCGTTGGTCAAAGACAGCTCATCTGTTTGGCACGAGCTATTCTTAGACAAAATCGTATCCTTGTTTTGGACGAAGCCACAGCTAACGTCGATCAAAA AACGGATTCCCTTATCCAGCTAACGATCCGAGAGAGGTTCCGAGATTGTACTGTCTTGACGATTGCCCATCGTTTAAATACAATCATGGATTCTGACAGAATCATGTTACTTGATGCTGGCTATCTAAAG GAATTTGGTGAGCCTGCTATTCTTTTGGAAAATCCCAAAAGCATGTTTTATAGCTTAGTAGAACAAACTGGTCCTATCGTTGCTACTCACTTAACTGAATTGGCTAAACAG GCTGCTGAACAAAGGCGCAGAAAGGGTACAAACGCAGCGGATTTAACTATGGAAACTAATGGGAATACCATCCGTCACCAGTTATGTCCGAAAGCTTCTCAAGAACAAGGGTTAGATGAATCAGAGTTTGAAACGGAAAagttgaaaattcaaaattataACGTACACTCGTTATCGGTGTCTTCctag